The region CATCAAACACGCTCCAGACAGTCCGCACCCCATCCAAGCTGCCGAATGATCTATGGAATCCGCGATCATCCTCGCCCACGAGTGGAGCTCTTCTGGTGACAAGATGGCTGCCATAAATCCATCAACTCACTGAGTATATCGCGCACACCACAGCCCCACCGGCGGCATTGTTTTTGGGGGAAAGTATTTCCGTTACACCCACAAGATATAGTGATCATCAGgggatcatcatcatcatcggcatcCGATTGCAATCGTTGGAGAAGTGGAGGAGTGGCGGAGTGGCGGAGTGGATCACTTCAAAGGCGCACACATGTTGCACTGAAGAGGCAACTGTAGTTGTTTCCATTATAAATTAGAAACTAGAAGATCAGCGATCTTCTTCCGGCGCAGGCGAACAAGGGCGAGCGGTCCGCACAGAGCGGAGTACTCTAAAGTGGATTTCCGGTGAATAAAAAACCAGCAGCACATGCGACAAACTCCGGCAAgggagttgcagttgcagttgcagttgccgtTTCACTTTTGAGGGTGCTGCCTGCCCTTTTTTCCTTTCCTCCGGCAAgagttacaaaaataaatatcctaAAAATGGATGCTGCCTGGAGTTGGCGAGTCAGTCCGTCGAGAGTCACAATGAAGAGCGGTTCGCTGGGAATACTGCTGCTGGTGCCTCTAATTTTGCAGCCTTCGTGGCAAGTAGAAGGTCGTCGTCATGTGGCCAGCAGTCAGGAGCTGCCCAAGGATAGCTTGGCAGCCAGGCAGAACAGAACTCTACCGAATGGTATTACCAATAATATAACCAATCAAACCGTAACGGATCTGGACGATGGCAATGCGGACGACGATGATGTCAAGGCGGATCTCCCGGAAAGTGGCACTTCGATGCCCTACTGGCGCAATCCCAAGAAGATGAGCAAGCTGCACCTGCGACCCTCCGGCTCCCTGGTCACCTTCAACTGCCATGCGCTGGGCAGTCCGGAGCCCAACATCACCTGGTATCGCAACGGCACCGTGGAGCCCTTCACCCGCGCCTACGGCACCATCAAGCGGAATCGCTGGACCCTGACCATGGAGGATCTGGTGCCGGGCGACGGGGGCAACTACACGTGCAAGGTGTGCAATTCCCTGAACTGCATTCGGTACACCTCCCAGCTGATAGTCAGCGATCGGGTGAATCACAAACCCATCCTGATAACCGGTCCCGTGAATCTCACGCTGGAAATCAACGAGAGCGGCGGCATGGACTGCAAGTATCTCTCGGATCTGACCAGCAAGAAGGCCTGGATCTTCGTGCCCTGCAAGGGCGTGAACAACTGTTCCAACAATCGATCTATTGTGGGCGAGGATCTGGATAGGCTGAGGTTCGAGAATGTGACCATGGAGGATGAGGGCTGGTACACGTGCGTGGAGAGCAACAGTCTGGGCCAATCCAATAGCACTGCCTATCTGCAGGTGGTGCGCAGTCGCACGGACATGGAGACCGGCGTGGTCAGTGCCACTCTGAACTCGACCAACTTCATAGTCCTGGCCTTTTGCATATGCACTGTCATCTTGATGACCGTCCTCTTCATCTACTATGCCATACGAAAAATGAAGCATGAAAAGGTGCTGAAACAGCGCATAGAGACTGTGCATCAGTGGACCAAAAAGGTGATCATCTTTAAGCCGGAGGGGGGAGGAGATTCCAGCGGTTCCATGGACACCATGATCATGCCGGTGGTGAGAATACAGAAGCAGCGCACCACAGTTCTTCAGAGTGGCAACGAACCGGCTCCCTTCAATGAGTACGAGTTCCCACTGGACTCGAACTGGGAGCTGCCCAGGAATCAACTCGTTCTGGGCGCCACCTTGGGCGAGGGAGCATTTGGACGAGTGGTCATGGCGGAGGTCAACAATGCCATTGTGGCGGTGAAAATGGTGAAGGAGGGGCACACGGACGACGACATTGCCAGTTTGGTGCGGGAAATGGAGGTGATGAAGATCATAGGACGCCACATCAATATCATCAACCTCTTGGGCTGCTGCAGTCAGAGTGGACCTCTCTATGTGATCGTGGAGTATGCTCCCCATGGCAATCTGAAGGACTTCCTCTACAAGAACCGACCCTTTGGCAGGGACATGGACAGGGATGGTTCTCAGCCGCCTCCATCGCCGCCGGCCCATGTGATCACCGAGAAGGATCTGATCAAATTTGCCCACCAAATTGCCAGGGGCATGGATTACCTGGCGTCGCGACGATGCATCCATCGGGACTTGGCAGCCCGCAATGTCCTGGTCAGCGATGATTATGTGCTGAAGATAGCTGACTTTGGCCTGGCCAGGGATATCCAGAGCACGGAGTACTACAGGAAGAACACCAATGGCAGGCTACCCATTAAATGGATGGCCCCCGAATCGCTGCAGGAGAAGTTCTACGATTCGAAGAGCGATGTCTGGTCCTACGGCATTCTGCTGTGGGAGATCATGACCTACGGCCAGCAGCCGTATCCCACCATCATGTCCGCGGAGGAGCTCTACACCTACCTGATGTCGGGGCAGCGGATGGAGAAGCCGGCCAAGTGCTCCATGAACATCTACATACTGATGCGACAGTGCTGGCACTTCAACGCCGACGATCGGCCCCCCTTCACGGAGATCGTCGAGTATATGGACAAGCTGCTGCAGACCAAGGAGGACTATCTGGACGTGGACATAGCCAATCTGGACACGCCGCCCTCGACGAgtgacgaggaggaggaggagacgGACAACCTGCAGAAGTGGTGTAATTACTAAGCGAAACTTACCAAGGAATACCGGAAAGAGATCAAATTGTCAATAGGAGATTATTTGAAAAGGGTTCAAGTGTCTACTTGCCTATATAGGAGGAATCCTAATAATCTTTAAAAGATCTAAGTTTACTACGAAAAAGTATCGTAAAATCCCAGGAATTGTCCTTCGAAAAAACTATCTACTTTCGAATTTATGTATATAGCTCTGATATAAGTCTGTACATCTTCTGAACACTTCACCAAAATTGCACCAAAGGCGTAAACCAAAAACTAGCAGCAGCTCGAATTTAAACCCACTTTAGCTGTTACTTTAGATATACTATAGGAGATACATTAGAAAGAAGTAAGACTACTAATAAGCTATGGTTAAGAGTCGGTTGTATTTCTGTTGTATTTCTGATTGTACTGATCTTTGTAGTATTCGCAGTTTTATACTCGCTAAATTATACTCGTAGCCCCTAAGCACAACAATGTTCTATCCTAGCGTTAGTTGCATGCCCGCAGTGCCTTATGAAACAATAAATGTTGTACCCCCAACTTGTATTCGAAAATGCAATCGTAAACATAGCCATAACCATGGGTAGATACGAAGAGAGTCGCcgccgacgacgacgacgagagATCATGACGTCTCAATTTGAAAATCtgtgaaaaaaataacactCGATTTGAGGCGCACGAGGCACGCGCGTCACTAAACGAAAAATGATGAATGGAACGGCCTGCGGTCCACTCTGTTGTTTTTTCTTCCTCTTAAACATAGGTATTCctatgtttttctcgattttttattttaccgaACCGCCGGCGAGGTGTGAGGGGATTAAGGTGGGGTTGGGGTCGCGGCGGCGTTGGCGGCTCGTTTGTTGACGCGCTAAATGCCAAGAGCGTCGGCGATGCAATTAGACGATAGTACAAGGCCCGCGTTGGGAGAAGAAAAATAAGTTTATAAAGTATTGTAATTGCGGGAGATTTGTGGAGTGTCCGATTTTTGGGGGGGTTCCAGGGGTATTCGGAGTCCGGCCAGGGGCCAAATGCTGGCCCACTTAGATCTGTGGGCCGTCGTGGTCCCAGCGATCTTGCAACATTGTGTGTGATACTCGCGAGATATATGAGCACTGGggcaaatttaaattaaaacttgtGTCTTGATTATGAGCCGGTCTAAGCCAGGGATCAGCGGTAATTGCCATGACTTAATGTGGGTGTGGAAGCCAACAGAAGTCCAAATTGATACTGGCTGGCGTACTTATTCATCGCCTAACCTGTTGTGGGGCACGAACAAGCATAtgtatgtttaatttttaatattttttaactactTGACATTAAGATGCGTGTATTTTAAGACAATCTCCTTATGAACATAATATTTAGTAGTTATTTCTTTCTTATATGTGatatcacattttttttgataatatttttatttatctgttgGGGGGGCATAGATaatcttatatattttatatacattttccggttaaataaaactcaaattattattttttatttttattatttctcacTTGTGATATCATCTCCTCAACACATTTTCATCACTCTTGGTAATGAACCACTCTGAAAGGCTTTGAAAGGGGCATTCTGCGAGCTCATTGTTCTGACACCTAATAAATTCTGGAAGCTAACACCAGCGTATCAAATtgtcaaatattttccatCGCCTATTCCATCATGGGCtgccttttgtttttacaACTTTGTATTTTCCAGTGACCCACTGGCTTAGACGACGACATTTTCATCGCTTTCCAAGCGTGGCCATCATTAATTAGGCGGCATTACCCGTAGAGGATCGCCAACGCATCTGATATTATGATCCAATGATTAATCTCAATATCTTTTTGTCTGAGGCACACGCTAAACTGCATTTTCGATAATTTATCAATTCGAATGTGTCTTTCTCCTGGCTTTCGAGGGGCCCTAAAATTGTTTTGTCTGTTTATTAATTAGGGCCCCTCCAGCTGGGCGAGTGGGCGTGGTGCGATGAGCGGCTGTCTCCTCCTAATGATCGGAAGTTTGACACGTGTCTGGTGGGGATTGCGGCGTGGGTTGCCTGCTTTTTTACTGACCACAAGCGACGTGGGCCGCGGAGACCCCTGCAATTATTGCGTGAATatgttaattgaattttgttcgTGGAGCCATGAAAAACATTTCACCAACTTTATCGAGCCGGCTACCTCAGGAAGTCTATGATCAGCTCCAGTATGCGGGCACTTAGCTGCTAGTGGCAACATAATTCGTGGCGATCAGCCGGCCATCGATCGATCGTCGTCGGGTCTATAAGTCTGGCCCGTGAATCTGGTCTATAAGTCTGGTCTGCAATCTCTGCAATGTGGCCGCTGTTGCCTGTCCCGAGTgatcaattaatttttggcCAAAGTTGGCTATTAATTTGCATGcgctttttataccctttcaaGGGGGGAATCAGGTTATGCGatccataaaaaatatgataataatCTTTACTAAGAGCTATTAGTATTAAGTATAGTATTGCTGAAAAAACGATTTCTATccacaatatttttttaaggatcCATGATCCTTATAAGAATTTATTACTATAGGTACAGCTTAGcaaaaatatttcgtttaaaaatcttttttatctAGATTTTATAATATGTATGTACTCCTTCCTAAATTTGAgtttctttttataatatataggATCTTAAATCCTTATaggaatatacatatataatataaaaaaatcaatcaaaagaAGAtataatgtaattttttatatcttataTATGATCAAATGATGTATTAATCTTTTTGGCATGAAGAAAAACGgtcttaaatattatttattgaagGCATCCTTTTTATAGGGCATGAAAAACCTCGACCTGCCTAGACCAGACTCCTCATTGTTGTGTTTGCTGTGGTCAATCGCTTTTGGCGATCGGACAGCGCACAGGTTGTCCATTCGAGTGCCTGCTGCTGGACTGGAGGACTGGCCGGGTTCCAtttgaaactattttaaaagtcTACAAATTGCCTGTCTAACGTCGATCGTCCAGATCGTGGCCGTCAGtaagtcagtcagtcagttggTCGATTGCACAGCTTGGGTTTGACCTCGTCTTGGGGCTTTTGTTTGGAAAGGCGGACCGAAGGCAGATCAGGGTGATCAGGCGAGTTGAGGTATCATTTCGCCACCGACATAATTGGCGCCTTTGTGGGTAAACCTCGGCGGTACGGAACAAACAGAGGGCAAAGTTTGACAAGTGCTCAAAGCACTAGGTGTTTTAGCATTTCTATAGACACATTATTTATCTTTCGCAGCCTCAAGCAGCAATTTAATCTCAGCGGCACcggaaataataaattaataataattcaatttgtttatttgaatAGCAAGCCAGAAGATGAATCAGTTTGGCGCACCTGTCAGCAGACTGTTGATTCACACTGGAATCAGCTTTTTCCCTAGGAACTGATTTGCTATTTCTTTGCCTAGGTTCAccggggcgtatgagtaatctCGAGTGGTACTTCACGTGtttcaaatgcaaattttacGCTCTTTCATTCATAAAACTTTACCAAAACTCACAGAAACGATAAAGCTGAAACAGTTTCATAACCGGCAAACCGGTTCGGCAATTCTCCGGCCAAAACTTTGAATGATCGAAAACAAGCACACAAAATCTTTAACGATTTTGTGCCTTTTTACTACAGCAGCAGCCATGATCACTTGACTTGGCTTACGAACTATGCAAATCCAGCCAGCATTTTGCCATGTGGGCAGCAGTCGAAACCGAGTCGAAAACTGTGACAGAGTCTCTGTCggatttttatgaatgaaagCGAGCGTGGAGTGGAGTGGCTTGGATGGGATTGGAGGTGACAACGCCGAATGAGCCGATCCGGGCAGCGGATGTGCCTAATTAACATTGCTGATTACATTTTGTGTGTTATTAATTAGAAATACTCGAATGCTCGCTTAAATTTATGAGTCCGTATATTGTGCATTTGCATTATAATGAGCGAAAGGCGGAGGCAAGGCGATACGATGAGTTGGGATCCAGTAATTCATATTCTCAGCTCTCTATGGAAAGGTATACCTGATTTTATTTGTCGCCATGGTCCGTGGCCGCTGCATCTGTCGGATTTGTGAAATCATTTTCCTTGAGTTGCACAAAATTACGACCCAAACAGTGCGTGGCGAAAAGGTAATACCCTTCGCAGATTTTTGAGTGCATTTGATAGTTGTATATCTTGggaatacaaataataatgtaCGTCTATCTACTGGATCCCCAAGATATACCTAGCGTATGTGATACAATCTTTATAAACTGATCCATTCTTTATTAACTGATTTTATCTTTATCAACTGATCTTATCTTTATCAGCTTatcccatttttattaactGACCCAATCTTCATAAAGTGATCTTATTTCCTATCCTTTGCAGAGCATCCAAGCCAACCTGCAGACTCAATTTCCGACTTGCGATAATTTCAGTTACCCAATTCCCTGGCCGCAGCCTTCAACGATCTTGTACGACCGACTTTTGTGGGTCTGGGCCTTCTTTTTTCGCCGTTGCCTTTCTGCTACTGTTAAACGCAAAATTTATGAACAATTTTCAAAAGGAGTCACGCGTTAAATGTACGACACGAACTCACGCGACATTCCCAGGGGCGGCGGGGATGGGGGTCCGCTTGCACCTGGAGCAGATCGCCAAGGGGCCGGAGGAGGATGTGGTAGATGATTTCGTTAACGCATTTGGGCCTAAAATGCGAGCCACAGAGCCTGCTTGGCCCTTTGTATTGCGCcttgtaatatattttattaacaataaaatgttaagtGCCACAAGGAAGCGGCAGGGACGGATCGGCTGCTGGGGAGCGGAGACCCGGCGAGGCGCTCCTCCAGAAAGTGTTCGGATTTCGAGCCTTCACGCTGGGCCCAGGCTACTGTGTGGCTGCccagggaaaaacaaaaagcaagcTGCAGAGGAATAAGAAAAGAAGATAAACTGCGTGCGCACATATAATCGCGCCATGAATCAAAATCACACCAGTTGGCTATATATAGATATCCGGCTAGCTGCAGCGGCGACGTGCCGAGCTAACGAGGGCAAAGCTCGCAGGAGGACACGGCCACTTTGGAGGTGTACTCGTACCACTGGAGAGCGCTCCGGTGTCGCCACTCCAAGTGCCACCTGTGCGAACCGGGATCAGCGGGCCAGAGTGCCAGAGAGCTCAAGGTATCCATGCAAATGCCAAAGGGGAGGCATTAGAATGGGGGATCGAAGATCCTAATACCCTTTTAAAGGAAGGGAAATACAAAAGGTATATGGTCTTCCATATGAGATAATTATAATCGTATATAGAGATAAACAATATATTAAATGCAATGATATATAGTGCAAATCAATGTTTAGCTTTGATCTCAGTTTAACGTTTCCTTctatattattaaagttttatttgctttattttatagtatataatatacccAATGATAAGTATATTTCAATTCATTGAATATGATGCAAGCGGAAACATTTTTCAGCACTTGAGCCATTGATAAGCTCAAAAATTCTGCCATTATACGTGCCGTTTGAAGAAAATACTCAATACTCGTATTGTATAGCACCATGATTCagacatttaaaataaagtgatTCAGTTTCCAagggaatattttattatattttcaaaatagaGAGTGTATAAATGTCCAATCATTAAAACTTTAGATGAAATTATAATACCCTCAGCTAGGGAATGTCGAAGACAAGAATGGAAACCTAAACCTGTTTTTTCGGCACATGCAGAATGCCACGAGTTTCCGAATTCGGTGGTTCGGTGGTTCGGTGGTTCAGTGGTGGTGCAGTACTTTTGTGGTGCGGTTGCCACCCACAATTGGTCAACAAATAGCGGTCACAATTAACCGTACGATGCAAATGCGTCGCGGGACATTGACAATGCCCATAAAGAGTCCATGCAGATGATGCTGATGGGGAAGGCCAAGATGATGCCAGGGGAGCTGGCTCTGGATTCCAGGCCTCTGTCAGCATCATCAGCGCAGCATTTATCTTGCACCCGCTACTGAAGTCGGAGGAGCGGAGGCCGGAGCAGGGATCGAGTGGCCCAATGGGTTTGGCcaacaggagcagcagcaggtgatCAGTTCTGCACCGGGGACCACACAACATTTGCCATGTGCCTGGTCATTTATCTATTTCGGATTTATCATTGATTAATCGGCCGGCGGCGGTCGGTAGTCGGCAGTCGGCAGTCGGAGATGCCAGTAGCCAGTAGTCAGAAGTGAGTCCGATCCAGTAACCAGTCGCAGTCCAGTCCTAATCGTCGGCATATTTGCATATGTCACTTTATATAGCAAATGGCCTAGTCAATGATCGTTAAGCCGACTTCTGACTAGCTATACCCTTTGAAGGGGTGCTTTCATATGAATCAAAggattaaataatttttaaaacattttaaatattatttttatgatacCTAAGAAATACGAATAATTTgcaaatgtttgtttttccaatcaatcaaattcgaaattaagaaaataaaaccacCAAATCAATTcatcaatatttatatttatttaggctctctaatattttattacttatttCTCCGGAAATCCACAGCTGTAAAAGCAATGCCTCAAATTTTGAATACTTCAGCTAAACAATAATCCTATTTATAAGGGGagaatatataaattagaTTATAAAGATGATGTATGAAAGAGATTCAGTGTCTGTCAGATCATAATTGAAAACCATTGTTTATAGAATTTTGTTTTAGAGCATACCCCTGATCGGTTTCCCGGTTTAATAGCCCAAACTGCTGCATGTTTTGGAACCTCCCCGAATACATTTGTGTTTGTCATAGATCGCGGCTCAATTAGCACACCCGGAGACAGCGAGATGGAGTGGCATGCACCTGTGCCGCAGCTCCGGCGGGTCAGTCGCCCCGGCTTTGGCCAGGGCAGAGGAGCTTGGCGGAGCACGTGTTAAGTGATCCGCTAATTGGCCACAGTTTCCAACTGCTGGCCGCATTCGCCATGGCCCCGAGGGCCTCGAGATCCGCGCTGTCTCCCGATTTTGACTTGTGACCAATCAGTTTTCGTGCCGCCTGTCAGCGGGCTTCTTCTGCCTTGCTGACCCTGTTCTCGCGTAATCCTGTCAAgctgttaaattaatttctgtgCCCCCGAGTGCAGGACACCAGACGTTAGTACCTAACTAACCACATGCACCATATACATATGTGTTATGTATGTACAAAAAGGCAATCGGCTGCTGCCCTGCCCCCAAGTGCCCAGCCAATTTCGCCGTCGGCCGGTCCAGTTTTTCTAGCCGCCACTGGTTGGACCACTGCACCACAAAGTGTTATAATCCATCATCGTAATCAACGCAAAAAGTTGATAATTGTGCCGGCCGAGCCCGGTTGCCTCACTCTCTGTTTCGGCCAAATAACTGTAACTAATGGAAATTGTAACACTTTGgcaatgtatttttaaaaatgcaaaattacAACCTCTTTTTGCGATGGAGCTCGAACGCTTTTCCCAGCCCCTCGGTCTTTATCTGGGGAATGAGCGTATTTATGACGCCTCGCGAGGCGTTCAAAATTGATTAGGATTAGGAGCGACTTCCCCGGACGGTTATTAAACCAGGCAGGCATGGATCTCGATGGGTATACGGGGTATTTCCATGCATTTGCTACGGAAGTTGGGATATTAACTTGGTTTTTCCATAATTTCAATATAATAACACATTATCTTATATAATCTAATTAACAAGTTCTCTCCTTATGAAGATATAATTGTTTGGCTGAAatatacaaacatttttatatttaggtTTTCATCTAAtaccaataaaaatatatattctccATCAATATCCATTCAATttctaatataaaaaaatatttaaacttaaaataattttgaggGTAACATTAAAACTAGTGAGTAAagctttaatattttgtatataccATCTGAACATAAGCCTGTTAGAAATGTTAATCTAAAATGGGACTTaagaatttttgtatattttcagTTCAAATATCTGAACATCGGGTATCAAAAAATCGCCAACCAAGTTgcaattactttaatttaccCTGTGATTACTGACGGCCGTTGAGTGGAGTTGGCCACGCATTTAAGCCAAATTATCAGGCCATATAATGCCCGGCTCCCCAATCGAGATATCCGGCTGGCCGATCCATCAAGATATTGGCTCCGAGACACGTGACTGCGAGTCGCGGAAAATTAGAGCTTGACAAACGCTTTTGGCCCCAAAAAAACATTCTCACGCAACGGCAACTGGAGAGGCTTGGTCGCCTGGTCTTTTGGCCATAAGTGAGACATTAAGCACAGTTTGCAGTCGGCTTGAACTCCGACCCAGGCCATATTTGAGCAATTTGTGGAAAGGAGCGGGGCAGCTGGTGTGGAGTATATGACCACGGCATCATTAGGAGTGGAAAACATTTGGCCAGGCACGACCCAAGGCGCTTGATTAATTGCGCTCAGTGCAGAATTTGACTTTTTTGTTGCTCAAATTGCAAGGCTGCGGCGGGCTCAGCCCGTTGCTCTGGCTTTTTAGCCAGAGTAATTACCATGccagcacaaaaaaaaaaaacgaaaaccgaaaaccacaATAGACTCCGACTCGGTTTCACCCATTCGATTCTATTTCAAAATGCACTTAATATGGAATTTCAAGTTCAAACATGGCCTAGGCTTTTCGCATGCTAGCCGATAGCCACCAAAGCATTTAGCCTTTTAGCCAGGCCGCTCAAAAATCCATTTGATCTGGCCGTTTTCCAGTCGACTTGAATGATGGCGAATGATGTCATCTGCCGGCTCTCAAATGGCCCCCGAGAGATCAAAGACTGTCAGATTGGCAAATCTTTtcacaaaatgttttgttgtccGCTAATTTCTACTTTAactaattgaattatttatgtgCGAGCTATGCCAGGCACGACTGGAAAGGCACTGGGGAAAAATTGTGGGGGATCAAAGTCAGGGAAATTAATATGTTTTGAGTGGGAAAAGGATCAGTTTTgggagaaaataatattttgttggtCCTTAGATTGAAGATGTCTTAAAATTTGTGGTTCTTATAccacaattttttataaaataaaacattgaaaatttttatttttttaaaagagttGAATAGTAGATcacaaaaaatatgcaaaacttttatttaGAATAGTATTTTTTTAGGATTTTTCAAAGATATTTCGTTGGTATCTCCGAGTTCTTCAATATatctaaaaaagaattcaaacaatttacattatatatgtttaattttaaaactataaagTCGTTCTTTTATATGCCTAACAAATGAATAGTCTTCATTAAGTATATTGTGCAGAAAgagaaaatatgtaaatttttaaaacaatttagtGACTATAAGGCGACTATTAATATCGTAAAAACTAATTtagtatttgatttttttctgaAATTTTTTTCGCTAAGTGCATTTGCAAAGTGGCCTAACGATTTGCACACCATTTTTGGCTGCCATCCCGCGTGCGTCGTCTGCGTTTCACAGTCAATTTGCAT is a window of Drosophila biarmipes strain raj3 chromosome 3R, RU_DBia_V1.1, whole genome shotgun sequence DNA encoding:
- the LOC108025237 gene encoding fibroblast growth factor receptor homolog 1, with translation MDAAWSWRVSPSRVTMKSGSLGILLLVPLILQPSWQVEGRRHVASSQELPKDSLAARQNRTLPNGITNNITNQTVTDLDDGNADDDDVKADLPESGTSMPYWRNPKKMSKLHLRPSGSLVTFNCHALGSPEPNITWYRNGTVEPFTRAYGTIKRNRWTLTMEDLVPGDGGNYTCKVCNSLNCIRYTSQLIVSDRVNHKPILITGPVNLTLEINESGGMDCKYLSDLTSKKAWIFVPCKGVNNCSNNRSIVGEDLDRLRFENVTMEDEGWYTCVESNSLGQSNSTAYLQVVRSRTDMETGVVSATLNSTNFIVLAFCICTVILMTVLFIYYAIRKMKHEKVLKQRIETVHQWTKKVIIFKPEGGGDSSGSMDTMIMPVVRIQKQRTTVLQSGNEPAPFNEYEFPLDSNWELPRNQLVLGATLGEGAFGRVVMAEVNNAIVAVKMVKEGHTDDDIASLVREMEVMKIIGRHINIINLLGCCSQSGPLYVIVEYAPHGNLKDFLYKNRPFGRDMDRDGSQPPPSPPAHVITEKDLIKFAHQIARGMDYLASRRCIHRDLAARNVLVSDDYVLKIADFGLARDIQSTEYYRKNTNGRLPIKWMAPESLQEKFYDSKSDVWSYGILLWEIMTYGQQPYPTIMSAEELYTYLMSGQRMEKPAKCSMNIYILMRQCWHFNADDRPPFTEIVEYMDKLLQTKEDYLDVDIANLDTPPSTSDEEEEETDNLQKWCNY